The Argentina anserina chromosome 3, drPotAnse1.1, whole genome shotgun sequence genome includes a region encoding these proteins:
- the LOC126787195 gene encoding uncharacterized protein LOC126787195, whose amino-acid sequence MGTTNPSPSTPAGGHIEDVTDLSLNHPLPSANDPFILTPTPGTVVSTNATTDPATAARMESMARDLADCQQREVLEREKAAALQSEHDRIQTHLERAERSHLHGESNREGSAQTRGREQVRLSISMTPSELAKKRPPSPRRIHNREEGSTSVTSRSRPHTAAHNSESATLALILQRLTAIEQRDANPRCQPVFAARPGPFTTRIMNTVRPSQSKSPKITPYTGEGDPFRHIDNFKKVTASREFDDATLCHLFSETLDGDAMNWFFEQQANSMDSFAQLTTAFLNRFILMAGAAHTTDDLFQVKQESRETLGTFVMRWQTAASRCRNLNKTLALAAFKEGLRSENFLFHINVDPRMRGATYDDIMTEAVRYAQAEYVTYGEKRTPVPSDKTTMTQTSTHTVPLQRELFPNTKDHSKGRKREWHQANHRDARNNDRHRGRDKNRRLGQECRDNRDPRQVNAMGRRSDHTLPREETLEDFFHAHQGTLRKPARPLRPQTEAETGKWCRFHENGSHNTNDCRTLRILRANGDTGVRPAQQRVQQNVVAAVETLRRINVIEGGAPKTNLSNRAKKLFDRNNHPRQVYAITGGNVKRQKEGWKPITFTEDEEIGISLPNDDAFLIDAILGGQWDVGKMMIDTGSAVNVVFKGCYEKMERSGKKLVQDHEPLVSFSGDITQPLGSDYMTVRIGTAPCTVCVEAEFIIVDAYSSYNGIIGRPTLNRMRTFIAGHIMLMKFPTPHRTGQVRGSQSVAKDCQTRAIRQTRNRHEILAVHATVNLTDKVVDARDGETSKGKSKQKATPYETKIPANPESSLKSITPFASHPERKIKIGATLNPTVERDLTSFLGDNMEVFTWSYEDMPGISPDIIMHELHIKPSAHPIKQKRRSFDDEKSTAIRQEVDKLRGMKFVREVQYPEWISNCVMVRKANGKWRMCVDYKNVNKACPKDSFPLPRIDQLIDATAGHELLSMMDAYSGYNQIRMNPADQEATTFVTDRGLYCYNVMPFGLKNAGATYVRCVTQMFDQHIGREIEVYVDDILAKSIKAEDHVTNLRTIFNVLKKYKMRLNPEKCFFGVTTSKFLGYIVSQRGIEANPEKIQAILDMAQPILKKDVEALQGRLVELSRFISRLTDKCEPFFRLLRRSKSKLIEWTPDCQEAFQGLKDYLAAVPLLSTPQPGEPLYLYLAVSTTAVSSALVRRDGTKELPVFYAGRAMNGPETRYPTLEQLALALIVAARRLRHYFQAHSIHVLTNQPLKQVLQNPEHSGRLSKWAIELTEFDIEYRPRPAVKGQAVADFIAEMILRNTTEVEPGNVINPVSISPWNLHVDGSSCAKSSGAGIILSGPGGLELEYALKFNFAASNNVAEYEALIAGLQLALSTGATSINVFSDSQLVVNQITGSFTAKDEQLAAYLAYATTLLKRFEFYHINQIPRANNARADSLARLATAQPHQCHKDTRVEILHHPSIHQTLQQICQIERDQASWMDEIVAFKCNGKLPEDETMAKQLRRRAVRYYLRNNTLYRQGLLNADLKCVTTKEGKQILNEIHSGDCGNHYGSRALAAKTLRTGYYCPTLASDAQELARSCHKCQIHGPIPRLPSEPLSYIVSPWINCLWGMDLIGPLPVGKCQFKWVIVCIDYHSKWIEAAPLTAITTEKVQNFLQRNIFYRHGTPESIITDNGTQFNNEYLITWCKARGTKLKFASVAHPKTNGQVEAANKLIKSLLRKKLGEAKGLWPEKLDEVVWAIRTTPTEATGETPFCLMYGTEAVLPIEVIQPTQRVSLFDPETNSDSIHLDKYLLEEKRITAHRHNIQNKQRVARFYNSRVKSRTLQLGDWVLKKIQTKVTGLRPRWDGPYKVVQIIAPNTYCLEDKYGEKLAHPWNMEQLKYYYK is encoded by the coding sequence ATGGGCACTACGAATCCGTCCCCCTCTACTCCGGCAGGCGGTCACATCGAAGACGTCACAGACCTTAGCCTCAACCACCCTCTACCCTCCGCCAACGACCCTTTCATCCTCACACCTACACCCGGAACAGTCGTTAGTACCAATGCGACTACAGATCCGGCAACCGCCGCAAGAATGGAAAGCATGGCTCGCGATCTAGCCGATTGCCAGCAGCGCGAGGTACTGGAACGCGAGAAAGCAGCAGCTCTTCAGAGCGAACATGACAGGATACAGACACACCTCGAACGGGCTGAGCGCAGTCATTTACATGGGGAGTCAAATCGCGAGGGCAGCGCGCAAACAAGAGGACGAGAACAAGTTCGCTTAAGCATCAGCATGACCCCCTCCGAACTCGCCAAGAAACGGCCACCATCACCACGGCGTATCCATAACCGTGAGGAAGGAAGCACAAGCGTCACCTCCCGTTCCAGACCCCACACAGCTGCTCACAACAGCGAGTCTGCCACGCTAGCCCTGATCTTGCAGCGACTAACAGCGATAGAACAACGGGATGCCAATCCACGGTGCCAACCAGTGTTCGCAGCCAGGCCAGGCCCATTCACTACGAGAATAATGAACACCGTGCGTCCTTCTCAATCCAAGAGCCCAAAAATCACGCCGTACACAGGTGAAGGCGATCCATTCCGGCACATTGATAACTTCAAAAAAGTCACTGCCAGTAGAGAATTCGACGACGCCACCTTATGCCACCTATTCAGCGAAACATTAGATGGGGATGCCATGAATTGGTTCTTTGAACAACAAGCGAACTCCATGGATTCTTTCGCGCAGTTAACCACAGCATTTCTTAATCGGTTTATACTCATGGCCGGGGCCGCCCACACAACTGATGACCTATTTCAAGTAAAACAAGAGAGCAGGGAAACATTGGGCACCTTCGTCATGCGATGGCAGACTGCAGCATCCAGATGTCGGAACCTGAACAAAACGCTCGCCTTGGCTGCTTTTAAGGAAGGACTACGGTCAGAGAACTTCTTGTTCCACATTAATGTGGACCCTCGAATGCGCGGCGCCACATACGATGACATCATGACTGAAGCAGTACGATACGCTCAGGCAGAATACGTTACATACGGAGAGAAGCGGACCCCAGTACCATCAGACAAAACTACTATGACGCAGACATCTACACACACAGTCCCCCTCCAGCGCGAGCTCTTCCCAAACACAAAAGACCATAGCAAAGGCAGGAAGAGAGAGTGGCATCAAGCCAATCACCGTGATGCGCGTAACAACGATCGGCACAGGGGCCGGGACAAGAACAGAAGACTTGGCCAGGAATGTCGCGACAACAGAGACCCCCGCCAAGTTAACGCGATGGGACGCCGTAGTGACCACACACTGCCTAGGGAAGAGACCCTGGAGGACTTTTTCCACGCACATCAGGGCACGTTGAGGAAACCAGCAAGACCGCTACGCCCCCAAACCGAAGCAGAAACTGGTAAATGGTGCAGATTCCACGAAAATGGAAGTCATAACACGAATGATTGCCGCACCCTCCGCATATTAAGAGCCAATGGCGACACGGGAGTTCGCCCGGCGCAACAGAGGGTACAGCAGAATGTGGTTGCCGCAGTCGAGACCCTACGCCGCATCAACGTTATAGAGGGAGGAGCCCCGAAGACCAACTTGTCCAACCGAGCAAAAAAGCTCTTTGACCGCAATAATCACCCAAGGCAGGTGTATGCCATCACAGGAGGAAACGTTAAACGACAGAAAGAAGGATGGAAACCGATCACCTTCACTGAGGACGAGGAAATTGGCATCTCCTTACCCAATGACGACGCTTTCCTCATAGACGCAATCTTGGGCGGACAATGGGATGtagggaagatgatgatcgacACGGGATCTGCAGTCAACGTCGTATTCAAGGGCTGCTACGAAAAAATGGAGCGTAGCGGCAAGAAATTGGTACAAGACCACGAACCGCTAGTCAGCTTCTCTGGTGACATAACCCAACCCCTAGGTTCGGATTATATGACAGTACGCATTGGGACCGCACCATGCACAGTTTGCGTCGAAGCTGAGTTCATCATAGTCGATGCCTACAGCTCATACAACGGGATCATCGGCCGACCTACACTTAACCGGATGCGAACTTTTATCGCCGGACACATAATGCTCATGAAATTCCCAACTCCGCACAGAACAGGACAGGTCCGGGGTTCACAATCCGTGGCAAAAGATTGCCAGACACGCGCAATTCGACAAACGCGCAACCGACACGAAATCCTGGCAGTACACGCCACAGTAAACTTAACCGACAAAGTTGTCGACGCACGAGATGGCGAAACGTCGAAGGGAAAGAGCAAGCAGAAGGCTACGCCATACGAGACAAAAATTCCGGCAAACCCCGAATCCTCATTGAAAAGCATTACGCCATTCGCAAGTCATCCGGAGCGCAAGATCAAAATCGGGGCAACTCTCAATCCCACTGTTGAGAGAGATTTAACAAGTTTCTTGGGCGACAACATGGAAGTCTTCACATGGTCTTATGAAGACATGCCTGGCATCTCGCCCgacatcatcatgcatgaattgcacatcAAACCTTCCGCACACCCAATTAAGCAAAAGCGCCGAAGCTTCGACGATGAAAAGAGCACGGCGATACGCCAGGAAGTTGACAAATTGAGAGGCATGAAGTTCGTCCGGGAGGTACAGTACCCTGAGTGGATCTCAAACTGTGTTATGGTACGTAAAGCCAACGGTAAATGGCGTatgtgtgtggattacaagaaCGTAAACAAAGCATGCCCAAAGGACAGTTTCCCCCTACCCAGAATTGACCAGCTCATTGATGCCACGGCAGGTCACGAGTTGCTCAGTATGATGGACGCCTACTCCGGGTACAATCAGATACGCATGAACCCAGCGGATCAAGAAGCTACGACCTTCGTCACTGATAGGGGCCTGTACTGTTATAACGTAATGCCCTTCGGATTAAAAAATGCGGGTGCTACGTATGTGCGTTGCGTCACACAAATGTTTGACCAACACATCGGTCGGGAAATCGAGGTGTACGTCGATGACATACTGGCCAAAAGCATAAAAGCAGAAGACCATGTAACCAACCTCCGAACCATCTTCAATGTGCTCAAAAAGTACAAGATGAGATTAAACCCGGAGAAATGTTTTTTCGGCGTAACAACAAGCAAGTTCCTGGGCTACATCGTCAGTCAACGCGGCATAGAGGCAAATCCCGAAAAGATACAAGCCATCCTAGATATGGCGCAGCCAATACTCAAGAAGGATGTAGAAGCCCTCCAAGGCAGACTCGTGGAATTATCTAGATTCATATCAAGACTGACTGACAAGTGTGAGCCGTTCTTCAGATTGTTAAGGCGCTCTAAGAGTAAACTGATCGAATGGACACCAGACTGCCAAGAGGCCTTTCAGGGATTAAAAGATTACCTCGCCGCAGTCCCATTACTGTCAACCCCACAGCCGGGTGAACCCCTGTACCTTTACCTCGCAGTGTCCACAACCGCGGTCAGCAGTGCCTTAGTTCGCCGTGATGGAACTAAAGAACTGCCAGTTTTTTACGCAGGACGAGCCATGAACGGCCCAGAGACAAGATACCCAACATTGGAGCAATTAGCCCTCGCGCTCATCGTAGCAGCCAGACGACTGCGCCACTATTTCCAAGCTCACAGCATCCACGTACTCACAAATCAGCCTCTCAAACAAGTACTACAGAATCCAGAACACTCCGGGCGACTCAGCAAATGGGCTATCGAGCTGACAGAATTCGACATCGAATACAGGCCACGACCCGCCGTAAAAGGACAGGCCGTAGCCGATTTCATAGCAGAAATGATCCTCCGAAATACGACAGAAGTGGAACCAGGTAATGTCATCAACCCCGTCAGTATTTCGCCATGGAACTTGCACGTAGATGGCTCTAGCTGCGCAAAATCTAGCGGAGCGGGGATCATCTTGAGCGGACCGGGGGGACTCGAACTCGAGTATGCTTTAAAATTCAACTTTGCCGCCTCCAACAATGTAGCGGAGTACGAAGCACTGATTGCAGGACTACAATTGGCCCTAAGCACGGGTGCCACTAGTATTAATGTGTTCAGTGATTCTCAGCTCGTAGTCAATCAAATCACCGGGTCCTTCACTGCTAAGGATGAGCAACTAGCAGCCTACCTGGCGTATGCCACAACATTATTAAAGCGGTTCGAATTCTACCACATCAATCAAATACCGAGGGCCAATAACGCAAGAGCGGACTCCTTAGCAAGACTCGCCACGGCGCAACCCCACCAATGCCACAAGGATACCAGGGTCGAAATTCTCCACCATCCCTCCATTCACCAGACCTTGCAACAGATATGCCAGATAGAGCGCGACCAAGCCTCGTGGATGGATGAGATAGTAGCATTCAAGTGCAACGGCAAGCTACCAGAAGACGAGACCATGGCAAAACAACTAAGGAGACGGGCGGTAAGATATTACCTGCGGAACAACACACTCTATCGCCAAGGTCTGCTGAATGCTGACCTCAAGTGCGTCACAACCAAAGAAGGCAAGCAGATCTTGAACGAAATCCACAGCGGTGATTGTGGCAACCATTACGGCAGCCGCGCATTGGCCGCAAAAACACTCCGCACAGGATATTATTGCCCCACATTAGCCTCCGATGCACAGGAGCTCGCCAGGTCTTGCCACAAATGCCAAATCCATGGACCCATACCACGCCTACCCTCCGAACCACTATCCTACATAGTCAGCCCGTGGATCAACTGCCTTTGGGGAATGGATCTGATTGGCCCATTACCCGTCGGGAAATGTCAATTCAAGTGGGTCATTGTATGTATcgattatcattccaaatggatTGAAGCTGCGCCCCTGACGGCCATAACAACCGAGAAGGTTCAAAACTTCCTGCAACGCAACATCTTCTACCGTCACGGTACGCCGGAGTCTATCATCACAGATAATGGCACGCAATTCAACAACGAGTACCTCATCACTTGGTGCAAGGCAAGAGGAACTAAGCTCAAATTCGCATCCGTAGCACATCCAAAAACCAATGGGCAAGTAGAAGCCGCCAACAAATTGATTAAAAGCCTTCTTCGGAAAAAGCTGGGTGAAGCTAAAGGACTTTGGCCAGAAAAACTCGACGAGGTAGTATGGGCAATCCGTACCACACCAACAGAAGCCACGGGCGAAACTCCTTTTTGCTTAATGTATGGCACGGAAGCAGTTCTACCCATCGAAGTAATTCAGCCAACACAACGGGTTTCACTATTTGACCCCGAAACCAATTCAGACAGTATACACCTTGATAAATATCTCTTGGAAGAGAAACGCATCACAGCGCATCGCCATAACATCCAGAACAAACAGCGCGTGGCACGCTTCTATAACTCGAGAGTCAAGAGCAGGACACTACAATTAGGCGACTGGGTCCTAAAGAAGATCCAAACAAAGGTCACTGGACTACGCCCGAGATGGGATGGACCGTATAAAGTCGTCCAAATCATAGCACCAAACACGTACTGCCTAGAAGACAAGTACGGAGAAAAATTAGCCCATCCTTGGAACATGGAACAACTCAAGTACTATTACAAGTAG